Proteins encoded together in one Mycobacterium simiae window:
- a CDS encoding cytochrome P450, with protein MSVDDVVSDDERKKHQYHFDRHAPQYRSQFKQITEEMHAKCPMAWTETYGGHWVAAGSHEVFELARCPAVSNDHDINNERRGYKGISIPTASRVSAVRGGILEMDEPEHRIYRTVLNPYLSPAAVKRWEPFIHDVTRACLNEKIEEGSIDFVDDLANIVPAVLTLAMLGIPLKKWQLYSEPVHAAVYTPEHSPDIERVTAMHREMGLDMVNNMLEIRQNPRPGIVNGLLQMRIDGEPAPDLEILGNLGLVIGGGFDTTTALTAHSLEWLSEHPDERERLRANLDTLLDPATEEFLRYFTPAPGDGRTFSDDVELDGIQFKEGERLWISWAMANRDPSVFADPDKVVLDRKGNRHFSFGIGVHRCVGSNVARTVFKSMLTAVLARMPDYRCDPEGAVHYESIGVIQGMRKLPATFTPGPTIGAGLDETLEKLQRICDEQELARPVTERKEAAIID; from the coding sequence TTGAGCGTCGACGATGTCGTGAGCGACGACGAACGCAAGAAGCACCAATACCACTTCGACCGTCATGCCCCGCAGTACCGCTCGCAGTTCAAGCAGATCACCGAGGAGATGCACGCTAAGTGTCCGATGGCGTGGACCGAAACCTACGGCGGGCACTGGGTCGCGGCGGGTAGCCACGAGGTGTTCGAGCTCGCCCGTTGCCCGGCAGTCTCCAACGACCACGACATCAACAACGAACGCCGAGGCTACAAAGGGATTTCGATCCCGACCGCCAGCCGCGTCAGCGCGGTGCGCGGCGGCATCCTGGAAATGGATGAGCCGGAACACCGCATCTATCGCACCGTGCTCAATCCGTACCTGTCGCCAGCCGCGGTCAAGCGCTGGGAGCCGTTTATTCACGACGTGACCCGCGCCTGCCTGAACGAGAAGATCGAAGAGGGCAGCATCGACTTCGTCGACGACCTCGCCAACATCGTGCCCGCTGTGCTCACGTTGGCCATGCTGGGCATCCCGCTGAAGAAGTGGCAGCTCTACAGCGAGCCGGTGCACGCGGCGGTGTACACCCCGGAGCACTCGCCCGATATCGAGCGGGTGACCGCGATGCACCGAGAGATGGGCCTCGACATGGTCAACAACATGCTTGAGATCCGCCAGAACCCGCGACCCGGGATCGTCAACGGCCTGCTGCAGATGCGGATTGACGGCGAGCCCGCCCCCGACCTGGAAATCCTCGGCAACCTCGGCCTCGTCATCGGTGGCGGCTTTGACACCACGACCGCATTGACCGCGCACTCGCTGGAATGGTTGTCGGAGCACCCCGACGAGCGGGAGCGGCTACGCGCCAACCTCGATACCCTGCTGGACCCCGCGACCGAGGAGTTCCTGCGTTATTTCACCCCCGCACCGGGTGACGGCCGGACCTTCTCCGACGATGTCGAGCTCGACGGCATCCAGTTCAAAGAAGGTGAACGGTTGTGGATTTCGTGGGCCATGGCCAATCGCGACCCGTCGGTCTTCGCCGACCCGGACAAGGTGGTACTCGACCGTAAAGGAAACCGGCACTTCAGTTTTGGCATCGGCGTGCACCGCTGTGTCGGCTCCAACGTGGCACGCACGGTATTCAAGTCCATGCTGACCGCGGTGTTGGCCCGGATGCCCGACTACCGCTGCGACCCCGAGGGCGCCGTGCACTACGAAAGCATCGGCGTGATTCAGGGGATGCGTAAGCTGCCGGCGACGTTCACTCCCGGCCCCACGATCGGCGCCGGCCTGGACGAGACGCTCGAGAAGTTGCAGCGCATCTGCGACGAGCAGGAACTTGCCCGGCCGGTCACCGAGCGGAAAGAAGCCGCGATTATCGACTAG
- a CDS encoding ferredoxin, with translation MKVRVDSQRCQGHTLCAMIAPDSFELSDMDGSSSAVSEVVPADQEDQVREAAHSCPEQAIMITDES, from the coding sequence GTGAAGGTCCGGGTTGATTCCCAACGCTGCCAGGGCCACACCCTGTGCGCCATGATTGCTCCGGATTCGTTCGAGCTCAGCGACATGGATGGCAGTTCGTCGGCGGTCAGCGAGGTCGTGCCTGCCGATCAGGAAGACCAGGTTCGCGAGGCCGCGCACTCGTGCCCGGAACAAGCAATCATGATCACGGACGAATCTTAA
- a CDS encoding SDR family NAD(P)-dependent oxidoreductase — MTAAVVTGGGSGIGLAVTRRLRADGLDVATIDLKPADDDLSFTADVTDRAQVDAALSGIRARLGPVAILVNAAGLDGFKRFSNLTFEDWQRVIDVNLHGVFHTIQAVLPDMVEAGWGRIVNISSSSTHSGAPYMSHYVAAKSAVNGLTKSLALEYGPSGITVNAIPPGFIDTPMLRAAEQNGFLGNIEETIARTPVRRMGKPEDIAAACAFLVSEEAGYITGQLLGVNGGRNT, encoded by the coding sequence GTGACGGCGGCGGTCGTCACGGGCGGCGGATCCGGGATCGGCCTGGCGGTCACGCGACGGCTGCGCGCCGACGGCCTCGACGTCGCGACCATCGATCTCAAACCAGCGGACGACGATCTGTCTTTCACCGCCGACGTCACCGATCGCGCTCAGGTCGATGCCGCGCTGTCCGGGATCCGTGCGCGGTTGGGGCCGGTCGCGATCCTGGTCAACGCCGCCGGGCTGGATGGGTTCAAACGTTTCAGCAACCTCACGTTCGAAGACTGGCAGCGCGTGATCGACGTCAATCTGCACGGAGTGTTTCACACCATCCAGGCGGTGCTGCCGGACATGGTCGAAGCGGGATGGGGCCGCATCGTCAATATCTCGTCATCGAGTACGCATTCGGGCGCCCCCTATATGAGTCATTACGTGGCCGCGAAATCCGCGGTCAACGGGCTGACGAAATCCCTGGCGCTCGAATACGGGCCCAGCGGTATCACCGTCAACGCGATCCCGCCCGGCTTCATCGACACTCCGATGTTGCGTGCCGCCGAACAGAACGGGTTCCTCGGCAACATCGAGGAGACCATCGCCCGGACGCCGGTCCGGCGGATGGGCAAGCCGGAAGACATCGCAGCGGCGTGCGCATTTTTGGTCTCCGAGGAAGCCGGCTACATCACCGGGCAGTTGCTGGGCGTCAACGGCGGCCGAAACACCTGA
- a CDS encoding CaiB/BaiF CoA transferase family protein — MRPLEGIRVLEVAMYGFVPSAGAVLAEWGADVVKVEHAVTGDPQRGLRQTGMLRVEGEPNPNIEHANRGKRSVGLDMSVPEGKEVLYELARRSDVFLTSFLPGARQKFGIDVDDIRSVNPSIIYARGSALGPRGEEATKGGYDMTAFWCRAGTAATITPMGMPGMIGPPGPAYGDTISGTNLAGGIAAALLKRERTGEPSVVDVSLLGSGLWSMGHTVALTKHLNQRLEALPPGVHGAPNNPLVGLYTTSDGRYISFVMMQPTKFWADVCRHVDLPELAEDPRFATIEQITANTPEAVEILTKAIATRTLAEWSERFATLAGPWAPVQDTLQAADDAQIRANEYMVRAGELELVANPVQFDVTAPQTGPAPGFAEQTDEILQELGFDWDRIIELKTVGAVT; from the coding sequence GTGAGGCCGTTGGAAGGCATCCGGGTCCTCGAGGTCGCCATGTATGGGTTCGTTCCATCGGCGGGTGCGGTGCTGGCCGAATGGGGCGCCGACGTGGTCAAGGTTGAGCACGCGGTGACGGGCGATCCGCAGCGGGGCCTTCGGCAGACGGGCATGTTGCGCGTCGAAGGCGAGCCGAATCCCAACATTGAGCACGCCAATCGCGGCAAACGCAGCGTCGGGCTGGACATGTCGGTTCCCGAGGGCAAGGAAGTGCTCTACGAGCTGGCCCGCCGCTCGGACGTGTTCTTGACCAGCTTCCTGCCGGGCGCCCGGCAGAAGTTCGGCATCGACGTCGACGACATACGGTCCGTGAACCCGTCGATCATTTACGCGCGCGGCAGCGCGTTGGGGCCACGCGGCGAAGAGGCCACCAAGGGCGGCTACGACATGACGGCTTTCTGGTGCCGGGCCGGAACGGCCGCCACAATCACGCCGATGGGGATGCCCGGCATGATCGGGCCGCCAGGACCGGCCTACGGCGACACCATTTCTGGGACCAACCTCGCCGGCGGCATCGCCGCCGCGTTGCTTAAGCGCGAACGCACCGGCGAACCGTCGGTCGTCGACGTGTCGTTGCTGGGCAGCGGACTGTGGTCGATGGGCCACACCGTCGCATTGACCAAGCACCTGAACCAGCGACTGGAAGCGCTGCCACCCGGCGTGCACGGCGCACCCAACAACCCGTTGGTGGGGTTGTACACCACCTCGGACGGTCGCTACATCTCCTTCGTGATGATGCAGCCGACGAAGTTCTGGGCCGACGTTTGCCGGCACGTCGACCTACCCGAACTGGCTGAGGATCCCCGGTTCGCCACCATCGAGCAGATCACTGCCAATACGCCTGAAGCCGTCGAGATCTTGACCAAGGCAATCGCAACCCGCACGCTGGCCGAGTGGAGCGAACGCTTTGCCACGCTGGCCGGCCCGTGGGCCCCGGTACAGGACACGTTGCAGGCCGCCGATGACGCGCAGATTCGGGCCAACGAATACATGGTCCGGGCAGGCGAACTCGAGCTGGTCGCCAATCCGGTCCAGTTCGATGTCACCGCACCGCAAACCGGGCCGGCACCTGGATTTGCCGAGCAAACCGACGAAATCCTGCAGGAATTGGGATTCGACTGGGATCGCATCATCGAACTGAAGACGGTTGGCGCCGTCACCTAA
- a CDS encoding MlaE family ABC transporter permease produces MATKGADHWSAGLPQLKLKWDLSGPMQAVGALFAMSADAVKFAFRRPFQWREFLEQSWFVARVSLAPTLLVAIPFTVLVSFTLNILLRELGAADLSGAGAAFGAVTQLGPLVTVLIVAGAGATAMCADLGSRTIREEIDAMEVLGINPIQRLVTPRMLASGLVAFLLNSLVVIIGVLGGYVFSVFVQDVNPGAFAAGITLLTGVPEVVISCIKAALFGLIAGLVACYRGLSITGGGAKAVGNAVNETVVYAFMSLFVVNVVVTAIGIKMTVK; encoded by the coding sequence GTGGCAACTAAGGGCGCGGACCATTGGTCGGCGGGATTGCCGCAGCTGAAGCTCAAGTGGGATTTGTCGGGCCCCATGCAGGCGGTCGGGGCCTTGTTCGCAATGTCAGCCGACGCGGTCAAGTTTGCGTTCCGCCGGCCGTTCCAATGGCGGGAGTTCTTAGAGCAGTCCTGGTTTGTCGCGAGGGTGTCACTGGCCCCCACCTTGCTGGTAGCGATCCCGTTTACGGTGCTCGTCAGCTTCACGCTCAACATCTTGTTGCGTGAACTCGGTGCGGCCGATCTGTCCGGCGCGGGTGCCGCGTTCGGCGCGGTGACCCAGCTCGGCCCGCTGGTGACGGTTTTGATCGTCGCCGGCGCGGGTGCCACAGCAATGTGTGCCGACCTCGGATCGCGAACGATCCGCGAAGAGATCGACGCGATGGAAGTGCTGGGCATCAACCCGATCCAACGGTTGGTCACGCCGCGCATGCTCGCCTCCGGACTGGTGGCCTTTTTGCTCAACAGCCTGGTGGTCATCATCGGCGTTCTCGGCGGTTACGTTTTCTCGGTCTTCGTCCAAGACGTCAATCCGGGGGCGTTCGCCGCCGGGATCACCTTGCTCACCGGAGTGCCCGAGGTCGTCATTTCCTGCATCAAGGCGGCCTTGTTCGGCCTCATCGCCGGCTTGGTTGCCTGCTATCGGGGCCTGTCGATCACCGGCGGGGGCGCAAAGGCCGTTGGCAACGCGGTGAACGAAACCGTGGTCTATGCCTTCATGTCCCTATTCGTCGTCAACGTGGTGGTCACCGCGATCGGCATCAAGATGACGGTGAAGTAG
- a CDS encoding ABC transporter permease — protein MALRAVYPRLSRQLERPVASLGRIGDHTLFYGKALAGVPFAATRYRHEVIRLIAEISMGAGTLAMIGGTVVIVGFLTLAAGGTLAIQGYTSLGNIGIEALTGFLAAFINVRIAAPVVAGIGLAATFGAGVTAQLGAMRINEEVDALEAMAIRPVSYLVSTRILAGMLAITPLYSIAVILSFLASQFTTTFLLGQSQGLYQHYFNTFLNPIDLLWSFLQAILMALTILLIHTYYGYFASGGPAGVGNATGNAVRTSLIVVVSVTLLVSLSIYGTNGNFNLSG, from the coding sequence ATGGCGCTGAGGGCCGTGTATCCGCGACTAAGCCGTCAACTCGAGAGGCCGGTCGCCTCGCTGGGTCGGATCGGCGACCACACCCTGTTCTACGGTAAAGCGCTCGCCGGTGTGCCCTTCGCGGCGACCCGCTATCGACACGAAGTCATTCGACTGATCGCCGAGATCAGCATGGGCGCAGGCACGTTGGCCATGATCGGCGGAACCGTCGTGATCGTCGGTTTCCTGACGCTGGCCGCGGGCGGCACACTGGCCATCCAGGGTTATACCTCGCTGGGCAATATCGGCATCGAGGCGCTGACGGGCTTTTTGGCCGCGTTCATCAATGTGCGCATCGCGGCACCGGTTGTCGCCGGGATCGGTCTGGCCGCCACGTTCGGTGCCGGCGTCACAGCGCAGCTGGGCGCAATGCGGATCAATGAAGAAGTCGATGCGCTGGAAGCCATGGCCATTCGGCCGGTGTCGTACCTGGTGAGCACACGCATCCTGGCCGGAATGCTGGCTATCACGCCGCTGTACAGCATCGCCGTGATCCTGTCGTTCTTGGCCAGTCAGTTCACCACGACGTTCTTGCTCGGCCAGTCGCAGGGCTTGTATCAGCACTACTTCAACACATTCCTGAACCCGATCGACTTGTTGTGGTCGTTCCTGCAGGCGATTTTGATGGCGCTGACCATCCTGCTGATACACACCTACTACGGCTATTTCGCGTCGGGCGGGCCGGCCGGCGTCGGCAACGCGACGGGTAACGCGGTGCGCACCTCCCTCATCGTCGTGGTCTCGGTAACGCTGCTGGTCTCGCTGTCTATTTACGGTACGAACGGCAACTTCAACCTGTCCGGTTAG
- a CDS encoding MCE family protein, which produces MTQNEPAGRGAVAGRPSAAGHARLPRGRNYLPPLLGLITVLSICAIFAFAVGLFRGSFTESVPVTVISQRAGLVMNPDAKVKMRGVQVGKVDSIEPLPNGQAAIHLAMDPGQLRYIPSNVLVDIASSTVFGAKSVLLVEPDQPAAQRLHGGQTLQGKHVMVEINTVFQQLVSVLSHIDPPKLNESLGALAQAFSGRGAKLGQSLNDLDSFLAKLEPSLPAFRHDLEVLPVVSNAYADAASDLVKTASNATRISKSIVDEQNNLDALLISAIGLADIGNDVLSVNRQPLTDVMHLLVPTTDLTNEYNPALTCSFGGLVQIGHGAPLSEPSINISASLTLGAERYRYPTNLPKVAATGGPRCVGLPKLPFNTNPPQLITDIGANPVVYGNQQTLLNSDLLKQLLYGPIAGPPRNSAQIGQPG; this is translated from the coding sequence ATGACGCAGAATGAGCCAGCGGGTCGCGGCGCCGTCGCCGGCCGACCCTCGGCTGCCGGCCATGCTCGGCTGCCGCGCGGCCGAAACTACCTGCCGCCCCTGCTCGGACTGATCACCGTTCTCAGCATCTGTGCGATATTCGCGTTCGCGGTCGGCCTGTTCCGGGGCTCCTTCACCGAATCCGTACCGGTGACCGTTATCTCGCAACGAGCCGGCCTGGTGATGAACCCGGATGCCAAAGTGAAAATGCGGGGCGTGCAGGTGGGCAAGGTGGACTCCATCGAGCCGCTGCCCAATGGCCAAGCGGCCATCCATTTGGCGATGGACCCGGGGCAGTTGCGCTACATTCCCAGCAACGTGCTCGTCGACATCGCGTCGTCGACGGTTTTCGGCGCGAAATCCGTGCTGCTGGTGGAACCTGACCAACCCGCCGCGCAGCGGCTGCACGGCGGCCAGACGTTGCAGGGAAAGCACGTCATGGTCGAAATCAATACCGTGTTCCAGCAATTGGTTTCCGTGCTGTCCCATATCGACCCGCCCAAACTCAACGAGTCTCTTGGCGCGCTGGCACAAGCCTTCAGTGGGCGCGGCGCGAAACTCGGTCAATCCCTGAACGACTTGGATTCGTTCCTGGCCAAGCTGGAGCCGAGCCTTCCCGCGTTCCGCCATGACCTCGAGGTCTTGCCGGTGGTGTCGAACGCCTATGCCGACGCCGCATCGGATCTGGTGAAGACCGCCTCCAACGCGACCCGAATCAGCAAGTCGATTGTCGATGAGCAGAACAACCTGGACGCATTGCTGATCAGCGCGATCGGCTTGGCCGATATCGGCAACGACGTGTTGTCGGTCAACCGTCAACCGCTGACCGATGTGATGCATCTGCTGGTGCCCACAACGGACCTGACCAATGAGTACAACCCCGCGCTGACCTGTAGTTTCGGCGGCCTCGTACAGATCGGGCATGGCGCGCCGCTGTCGGAGCCGAGCATCAACATCTCGGCGAGCCTGACCTTGGGCGCCGAACGCTACCGGTATCCGACAAACCTGCCCAAGGTTGCGGCGACGGGTGGCCCCCGGTGCGTGGGTCTTCCGAAGCTGCCGTTCAACACCAACCCGCCGCAGCTGATCACCGATATCGGTGCCAACCCGGTGGTGTATGGAAACCAACAGACGTTGCTCAACTCCGACCTCCTCAAGCAGCTGTTGTACGGGCCTATCGCCGGCCCGCCGCGCAACTCGGCTCAGATCGGACAACCCGGATGA
- a CDS encoding MCE family protein, with the protein MRTRATLIKFAAFAVVMAILTSFLFFIFGQYRTGATNGYSAVFSDVSRLKPGQSVRVAGIRVGTVDSVSLRPDKKVVVKFDADRSIVLTEGSRAAVRYLNLVGDRYLELIDGPGSSKRLPAGGEIPVNRTAPALDLDLLLGGLKPVTQGLNARDVNALTAGLLQVFQGQGGTLESLFAKTTSFSNALADNDQTVQQLIDNLNTVIGTVSKDGKQFSAAIDRLEQLVTGLSNDRDTIGSAIDALDRGTASLADLLSSARPPLSGTIAQLNRLAPIIDNDKDRLEAAIEKAPQNYRKLVRLGVAGATIPYYLCQLELRGTDLQGRTVHANVFRSEAGRCTEP; encoded by the coding sequence ATGAGGACGCGCGCAACGCTAATCAAGTTCGCGGCCTTCGCGGTCGTGATGGCGATCCTGACCTCCTTTCTGTTCTTCATCTTCGGCCAGTACCGAACCGGTGCGACGAACGGATATTCGGCGGTGTTCAGCGACGTATCGCGGCTCAAGCCGGGACAGTCGGTCCGGGTTGCCGGGATTCGGGTCGGCACGGTCGACAGCGTTTCGCTGCGGCCGGACAAGAAGGTTGTGGTGAAGTTCGACGCCGACCGCAGCATCGTCCTCACCGAGGGCAGCAGGGCGGCGGTCCGTTACCTGAACTTGGTGGGCGATCGCTACCTCGAGCTCATCGATGGTCCCGGCTCCAGCAAGCGTCTTCCGGCCGGCGGTGAGATTCCGGTCAACCGCACCGCGCCGGCGCTTGACCTCGATCTGCTGCTCGGTGGCTTGAAACCCGTTACCCAGGGCCTGAATGCGCGCGACGTCAACGCGTTGACTGCGGGCTTGTTGCAGGTGTTCCAAGGCCAGGGCGGGACGCTCGAGTCACTGTTCGCCAAGACGACGTCGTTTTCGAATGCGTTGGCCGACAACGACCAAACCGTGCAGCAACTGATCGACAACCTCAACACCGTGATCGGCACCGTTTCGAAGGACGGCAAGCAGTTCTCCGCCGCGATCGATCGCCTCGAGCAGCTCGTCACGGGGCTGTCGAACGACCGGGACACCATCGGCTCGGCGATCGACGCCCTGGACCGGGGCACCGCCTCGCTGGCGGATCTGTTGTCCAGCGCGCGGCCGCCGCTGTCGGGCACCATCGCGCAGCTGAATCGGCTGGCGCCGATCATCGATAACGACAAGGACCGCCTCGAAGCCGCAATTGAGAAGGCGCCCCAGAACTATCGCAAGCTGGTCCGGCTCGGCGTGGCCGGCGCGACCATCCCTTACTACCTCTGCCAGTTGGAACTCCGCGGCACCGATCTTCAGGGCCGGACCGTGCACGCCAACGTGTTCAGGTCAGAAGCGGGAAGGTGCACTGAACCCTAA
- a CDS encoding MCE family protein, producing MLKYRGGGRVKAGFIGIVLAVMVILVGLSPDRFVAWATMVRYQALFSEAGGIAAGNPVIVSGMKVGTVSDVSLSHGDALVTFTTKGNVLLGSETTAHIRTGSLLGERMLTLESAGGGTMHPMSLIPVSRTSSPYSLTEAVSDLTSDTAGTNTEALNQSLDTLSATLDQLAPQMGPAFDALTRLSRTLNSRNKNLADLFKSAGNVTGVLSERSQQINKLILNSDSLLQVLVTRRQEIVDLLANTSAVAKQLTALVHDNESTLAPTLERLNSVTAMLEKQRDNIGKSLEGLKKFEITVGEGISSMYAYSAFVPNFLAPQIFQPFFDYLWGFRTFDTSRGPGFPSPVPRSLVPFPYNAIPTCPGCTLGGRIGGSQ from the coding sequence ATGCTCAAGTATCGCGGAGGTGGGCGAGTAAAGGCCGGGTTCATCGGCATCGTCTTGGCGGTCATGGTCATCCTGGTGGGCCTGTCGCCCGACCGGTTCGTCGCGTGGGCCACGATGGTCCGCTACCAGGCGCTGTTTTCCGAAGCCGGCGGCATTGCGGCGGGCAATCCCGTCATCGTGTCGGGAATGAAGGTCGGCACGGTGTCGGACGTGTCGCTGTCCCACGGCGACGCACTCGTGACGTTCACGACGAAGGGCAACGTCCTGCTCGGATCGGAGACCACCGCCCACATCCGCACCGGCTCGCTGCTGGGTGAGCGGATGCTGACGTTGGAGTCCGCCGGCGGCGGCACGATGCATCCGATGAGTCTCATCCCGGTCTCACGCACGTCCTCGCCGTACTCGCTGACCGAAGCGGTTAGCGACTTGACCTCGGACACGGCCGGAACCAATACCGAAGCGCTGAATCAGTCGTTGGATACGTTATCTGCGACGCTCGACCAGCTGGCGCCCCAAATGGGGCCGGCCTTCGACGCGCTCACTCGGTTGTCACGCACCCTCAACAGTCGTAACAAGAACCTGGCCGACCTGTTCAAGAGTGCCGGCAATGTCACCGGTGTACTTTCCGAACGCAGCCAGCAGATCAACAAGCTCATCCTCAACTCCGACTCGCTGCTTCAAGTTTTGGTGACGCGCCGCCAAGAGATCGTGGACTTGCTCGCCAACACGTCGGCGGTGGCCAAGCAGCTGACGGCGTTGGTGCACGACAACGAAAGCACATTGGCGCCGACGCTGGAGAGGCTCAATTCGGTGACCGCGATGTTGGAGAAGCAACGCGACAACATCGGCAAATCATTGGAAGGTCTCAAGAAATTCGAGATCACGGTCGGTGAGGGTATCTCCAGCATGTACGCCTACTCGGCGTTCGTCCCGAACTTCCTTGCCCCACAGATCTTCCAACCCTTCTTCGACTACCTGTGGGGATTCCGCACCTTCGATACTTCTCGCGGTCCCGGCTTCCCGTCGCCGGTGCCTCGGTCACTGGTTCCGTTCCCCTACAACGCTATTCCGACGTGCCCGGGCTGCACGCTGGGCGGCCGGATTGGGGGATCACAATGA
- a CDS encoding MCE family protein yields the protein MTLRTSRTRMATITAVVLVGLIIAGAAVLVRNTFFAARTITAYFTTATAIYPSDEVRVSGVKVGNIESIQPQGTQTKMTLKVDRDVPIPADAKAVIVAPNLVASRYVQLSPAYRDKGPVMRDGAVIPVERTAVPVEWDEVKTQLMRLATDLGPKSGVSGTSVGRFIDSAANALDGNGDKLRQTLAQLSGVGRILANGSGNIVDIIKNLQVFVAALRDSNVQIVQFNNRLATLTSVVNDSKSELDAALTDLSTAVGEVQRFIAGTRDQTSEQIARLANVTQNLVDHHMAVENILHGAPNALGNFFNDYNADTGTIVGGFGLMNFANPTWGGQVLLSLPGCTQIGAIENVTAVESGKLCSLFIGPGLRLLNFNNSPIPINFILQKSVDPSKVLYTEPRLAPGGEGPKPGPPEIPPAVSAYTGLPGDPVGPPGAVPPARIPGAAMPLPPPPSTPMPPPPPPASNLSDMLLPGEGPQQ from the coding sequence ATGACGTTGCGGACGTCGCGCACAAGGATGGCCACCATAACGGCGGTTGTGCTGGTCGGGCTGATCATTGCCGGCGCTGCCGTGCTCGTTCGCAATACCTTCTTCGCTGCCCGCACGATTACGGCCTATTTCACCACCGCCACCGCGATCTATCCCAGCGACGAAGTGCGGGTATCGGGTGTCAAAGTCGGCAATATCGAATCCATTCAACCGCAGGGCACCCAGACGAAGATGACCCTCAAGGTCGATCGCGACGTGCCCATTCCGGCGGACGCGAAGGCGGTCATCGTTGCGCCGAATCTGGTGGCCTCGCGCTACGTCCAGCTCTCACCGGCGTATCGCGACAAGGGACCTGTCATGCGCGACGGGGCAGTCATTCCCGTCGAGCGGACTGCGGTCCCGGTCGAATGGGATGAGGTCAAAACCCAATTGATGCGGCTGGCAACGGATTTGGGGCCTAAGAGCGGGGTATCGGGTACGTCCGTAGGCCGGTTCATCGACAGCGCCGCCAATGCTCTCGACGGCAACGGTGACAAGTTGCGCCAAACGCTCGCACAGTTGTCTGGGGTGGGACGGATCCTTGCCAACGGTAGCGGCAACATCGTCGACATCATCAAAAACCTGCAGGTATTCGTGGCCGCCCTGCGCGACAGCAACGTCCAGATTGTGCAGTTCAACAATCGACTGGCCACACTCACCAGCGTGGTCAACGACAGCAAATCCGAGCTGGACGCGGCGCTGACAGACCTGTCGACGGCGGTCGGCGAGGTGCAGCGGTTCATCGCCGGCACCCGCGACCAGACCAGCGAGCAGATCGCCAGGTTGGCCAACGTCACCCAGAATCTGGTCGATCACCACATGGCCGTGGAGAACATTTTGCACGGCGCGCCGAACGCCCTGGGCAACTTCTTCAACGACTACAACGCCGATACCGGAACCATCGTGGGTGGGTTCGGGCTGATGAACTTCGCGAATCCCACCTGGGGCGGCCAAGTTCTGCTGTCCTTGCCCGGCTGCACGCAAATCGGTGCCATCGAGAACGTCACCGCGGTCGAATCAGGCAAACTGTGCTCGCTGTTCATCGGTCCGGGACTGCGGCTGCTCAACTTCAACAACTCGCCGATACCCATCAACTTCATCCTGCAGAAGTCGGTCGACCCGTCCAAGGTTCTCTATACCGAGCCGCGCCTGGCGCCGGGCGGCGAGGGTCCGAAACCCGGACCGCCCGAGATCCCGCCCGCGGTGTCGGCCTACACCGGCCTGCCGGGTGATCCCGTCGGACCGCCGGGGGCGGTGCCGCCGGCGCGCATCCCGGGCGCGGCGATGCCGCTGCCGCCTCCGCCGTCGACACCCATGCCGCCGCCACCACCACCGGCTTCGAATTTGTCGGACATGCTGCTGCCGGGAGAAGGGCCACAACAATGA